One window of Tachysurus vachellii isolate PV-2020 chromosome 21, HZAU_Pvac_v1, whole genome shotgun sequence genomic DNA carries:
- the LOC132864036 gene encoding hemicentin-2-like produces the protein MLEHTSLRDLFRILLPLLCFFHQMPGAENYIQIDPSSLVVRFGSPASANCSTNVTHNNMGWEASQGSIDKTFNVTLITWSVEQLDKWDIKPLCFINGEEQDMKSLTVTVYKPLDQVTLSTENHTMTEGSQYNLICEVLNVAPVYLLTVSWYKGGVLIKQENFSHENETKNPVNKTVTLQISPNRTDDGVQYSCEAELKLGPEGPQPPPKMKSDFLNITVHYGPEFSNCPGVVDLKEGTSLTGICDVTGNPFPHSTWKKDGSTIDPANPLKRTSAGMYEIIVRNIQKSLMVNVIYGPELSCGHSYTVREGNEFNPNCSVVGYPSYNMSWDKNGAVDFPLRMQKGDAGQYTLIVSNNVNFILHAVEINVLYQPSSISELHSANVSIGEDVVLKCASNGKPRPRYKWIYHHASNVQITDQDGVSLLHIKHAGGANIGTYLCIAYNDLGKQRQEVRVHVEGAEQECPLSLSSHHVLVEYGETVNVKCLSSVSNATLKWRFRDTEVNNDTLVIDSALDYLDWNLNATCYGNFVGLGGCSKDLNITIYKHPEKVSISIKNHSGPMIEGNSYMLQCDVQNTGPLELLTVNWNKVKGQTGNEDFIKPRILANESTTLTISPSRNDTSYSCSAELRLGEKNSHIIRSNPLYIEVHYKPTIWKNIPGVVPVFYGYSEKLYCNASGNPKPTITWFYKNKQTSGENLTVNEQGVYTCVADNSVGNDTKVISVVIEDARCELVLSPPELLVEYGASASVDCSTATPSTHFSMGWKVPQGVVHVMKDVQLITWKVETLMHWDIQPICFLNPLSTQCFVKLPVTVYKLPDRVSISIVGHEGPMIEGKQYELQCDVYNFAPVHLLTVNWYKGQHLVAKTSFSDSTKTPVNQSTRFHMSLNRDDDGVRYWCEAELKLSRTRAGAQTPFEVASQVLGLTVHYSPQVSSGVEIFNETTEDIVLNCTVTANPPPRYTWNSTNLGKEFNIGHPVLVLSSLSSGNYTCTASNGIGSVSKLFIVQAKPRGGNRTTFWAIVGPFVGLAVVMIVGYVLVKKRTIKK, from the exons ATGTTGGAACACACGAGCCTAAGAGACTTATTTCGGATTTTACTGCCATTATTGTGCTTTTTCCATCAAATGCCTG gtgcTGAAAACTATATACAGATTGATCCATCAAGCCTTGTGGTACGATTCGGGAGTCCTGCATCTGCGAATTGTAGCACGAATGTCACACATAATAACATGGGCTGGGAAGCAAGTCAGGGATCAATAGACAAGACCTTCAATGTAACACTCATTACCTGGAGTGTGGAGCAACTTGACAAGTGGGATATAAAGCCACTTTGTTTCATAAACGGCGAGGAGCAAGATATGAAGAGTCTCACAGTAACTGTATACA AGCCTCTAGATCAAGTGACCCTCAGCACAGAGAATCACACAATGACTGAAGGCAGCCAGTACAATCTAATTTGTGAAGTCCTGAATGTTGCGCCTGTTTATCTCCTCACTGTGAGCTGGTACAAAGGAGGAGTGCTAATAAAACAGGAGAACTTTTCTCATGAGAATGAAACCAAAAATCCAGTTAATAAAACTGTGACACTTCAGATTTCTCCAAATAGAACTGATGATGGAGTTCAGTACAGTTGTGAGGCAGAGCTGAAATTGGGCCCAGAAGGACCTCAACCTCCTCCTAAAATGAAATCAGATTTTCTCAACATTACAGTGCACT ACGGACCTGAGTTTTCAAACTGTCCTGGAGTTGTGGATCTGAAAGAGGGAACGAGTCTGACAGGCATCTGTGACGTCACAGGAAATCCATTTCCACATTCCACCTGGAAGAAAGATGGGTCTACCATTGACCCTGCCAATCCACTTAAAAGGACCTCAGCTGGAATGTACGAAATAATCGTCAGGAATATTCAGAAGAGCCTGATGGTGAATGTGATTT atggACCCGAGCTTTCATGTggacacagttatacagtccgCGAGGGTAATGAATTTAATCCTAACTGCTCGGTTGTAGGTTATCCATCATATAATATGTCCTGGGATAAAAATGGAGCTGTAGATTTCCCACTAAGAATGCAAAAGGGGGATGCGGGGCAATACACCCTAATAGTAAGCAACAACGTGAACTTCATCTTACATGCAGTGGAAATCAATGTCTTGT ATCAGCCATCTAGTATTTCAGAACTGCATTCAGCAAATGTATCTATTGGTGAAGATGTTGTGCTCAAGTGCGCTTCTAACGGCAAACCCCGGCCCAGATATAAATGGATCTACCATCATGCATCTAATGTACAAATCACGGACCAAGATGGCGTGTCTCTGCTACACATAAAACATGCTGGAGGAGCCAACATTGGCACGTACTTGTGTATCGCATACAACGATCTGGGAAAACAGAGACAGGAGGTCAGAGTTCATGTTGAAG GTGCAGAGCAAGAATGTCCACTTTCCTTAAGCTCGCACCATGTGCTGGTGGAGTATGGTGAAACTGTGAACGTGAAATGTCTATCATCTGTGTCTAATGCAACACTGAAATGGAGATTCAGGGACACGGAGGTTAATAATGACACCTTGGTAATTGACTCTGCTTTGGATTACTTGGACTGGAATCTAAATGCAACGTGCTACGGAAATTTTGTGGGACTTGGTGGTTGTAGTAAAGATTTAAATATTACCATTTACA AACATCCAGAAAAGGTGTCCATCAGCATCAAAAATCACTCCGGGCCAATGATCGAAGGCAATAGCTATATGCTCCAGTGTGACGTACAAAACACTGGTCCTCTAGAACTCCTCACTGTGAACTGGAACAAAGTAAAAGGTCAGACGGGAAATGAAGATTTTATCAAGCCCAGGATTCTAGCTAATGAAAGTACGACACTCACGATCTCCCCGAGCAGAAACGATACATCGTACAGTTGCTCAGCAGAGCTGAGACTGGGAGAAAAAAACTCTCATATAATCCGATCAAATCCTCTCTACATTGAAGTTCACT ACAAACCGACTATATGGAAAAATATACCAGGAGTGGTCCCCGTGTTTTACGGCTATTCGGAGAAGCTCTATTGTAACGCCAGTGGAAATCCAAAACCCACGATCACATGgttctacaaaaacaaacaaacaagtggcGAAAACCTGACGGTAAACGAGCAAGGAGTGTATACCTGCGTTGCAGACAATTCTGTTGGGAATGACACCAAAGTGATCAGTGTGGTCATAGAAG ATGCTCGTTGCGAGCTGGTGCTCAGTCCTCCTGAACTGCTTGTGGAGTACGGAGCTTCAGCCTCAGTGGACTGTTCCACTGCCACTCCAAGCACCCATTTTAGCATGGGCTGGAAGGTGCCTCAGGGAGTAGTGCATGTGATGAAAGATGTCCAGCTCATCACCTGGAAGGTGGAAACCCTCATGCACTGGGACATACAGCCTATATGTTTTCTCAACCCATTGTCAACACAGTGTTTCGTGAAGCTCCCAGTAACTGTTTACA AGCTTCCAGACCGGGTGTCCATCAGCATCGTAGGTCACGAAGGGCCGATGATCGAAGGCAAACAGTATGAACTCCAGTGTGATGTTTACAACTTTGCTCCTGTTCACCTCCTCACTGTGAACTGGTACAAAGGACAACATCTAGTGGCAAAAACCTCATTTTCTGACTCCACCAAAACTCCGGTGAATCAGTCCACCAGATTCCACATGTCACTTAACAGAGATGACGATGGAGTTCGCTACTGGTGTGAGGCCGAGCTGAAACTGAGCAGGACGAGAGCTGGAGCTCAAACTCCTTTCGAAGTGGCATCACAGGTTCTTGGCCTTACTGTACATT ACAGCCCACAGGTCAGCAGTGGAGTAGAGATCTTCAACGAGACAACCGAAGACATCGTATTGAACTGCACAGTGACGGCAAATCCTCCTCCGAGGTATACGTGGAACTCGACAAACCTGGGGAAGGAATTTAATATCGGACATCCAGTCCTCGTTTTATCGTCTCTAAGTTCAGGGAACTACACTTGCACGGCGTCGAACGGAATCGGCAGCGTCAGCAAACTGTTCATTGTTCAAGCCAAACCTAGAG GTGGAAATCGTACCACTTTTTGGGCGATCGTCGGACCCTTTGTCGGACTGGCTGTGGTGATGATCGTTGGCTACGTGTTGGTCAAAAAGAGGACTATCAAGAAATGA